In Xiphophorus hellerii strain 12219 chromosome 4, Xiphophorus_hellerii-4.1, whole genome shotgun sequence, a single genomic region encodes these proteins:
- the LOC116718880 gene encoding coiled-coil domain-containing protein 81, whose amino-acid sequence MSNILLQVSERDTRMLRSLAQLSKNEVPQQRESKSNQSLQMKAVGLTEKLNPIPPAEPTSSYCCSVLPRNLTLQLSPYELCYLCMQRSLRNVLENRREQRDAEEKACGNLLLLTEQLRDEQEMEQELGCASAKLTERREQAKKVAAFNLHMSRREKSSCFDCPRSFVFPARPVTPPKRIRQHRYRRDLRNQMERRQQLVAQDQQYRLLTERLDQMQLMEEIALQRAQRLQKKLEKTKHYRKALDAQVEDKMFTSCPECPPDKPRLNRCKTAIRRAENRKRAQKLFQANFSVATQREEIQLHFFFFQLQLDGCASKMCSPHPPDRLMQDNTNHFEKKRAFRKLLEDDWSRSVELKHKREEEERRFLRSAGKLLVDKLKECQRCWRCKTRTTNCGETNIWKDSCCPSGSQLMI is encoded by the exons ATGAGCAACATCCTGCTGCAGGTGTCCGAACGGGACACGCGGATGTTGCGGAGTCTGGCGCAGTTGTCGAAAAACG AGGTTCCCCAGCAAAGAGAGTCTAAATCCAATCAATCACTGCAGATGAAAGCTGTCGGCCTGACTGAGAAACTGAATCCAATCCCCCCTGCGGAGCCCACAAGCAG CTACTGTTGCTCTGTGCTTCCAAGAAACCTAACTCTCCAGCTCTCGCCGTACGAGCTGTGCTACTTGTGCATGCAACGGTCTTTGAGGAATGTTCTAGAGAACAGACGAGAGCAACGAGACGCAGAGGAGAAAGCTTGTGGAAACCTTTTACTGCTTACAGAACAACTGAGAGATGAGCAGGAGATGGAGCAAGAGCTGGGGTGTGCCAGT GCAAAGCTAACTGAGCGGCGTGAGCAGGCAAAGAAGGTGGCTGCGTTCAACTTGCACATGTCAAGGCGGGAGAAGAGCTCCTGTTTCGACTGTCCT AGATCATTCGTCTTCCCGGCTCGACCAGTCACTCCCCCGAAGAGGATACGGCAGCATCGTTACAGGCGTGATCTACGGAACCAGATGGAAAGGAGACAGCAACTCGTGGCTCAGGACCAGCAGTACCGCCTTCTTACAGAGCGACTTGACCAGATGCAGCTGATGGAGGA gATAGCTTTGCAGAGGGCTCAGCGGCTCCAGAAGAAACTGGAGAAAACCAAGCATTACAGGAAGGCTCTGGACGCTCAG GTGGAGGACAAGATGTTCACATCGTGTCCCGAGTGTCCGCCTGACAAACCAAGACTAAATCGCTGCAAAACAGCAATTAGGAGGGCAGAGAACCGAAAGAGAGCACAAAAG CTCTTTCAGGCAAACTTCAGTGTTGCCACTCAGAGGGAGGAGATCCAActacactttttctttttccaactaCAGCTGGATGGA tgtgcaTCAAAAATGTGCTCCCCCCACCCTCCGGACAGGTTAATGCAGGACAACACCaatcattttgaaaagaagCGTGCCTTCCGAAAATTACTGGAGGACGACTGGAGTCGAAGTGTTGAGCTCAAACACAAgcgagaggaagaggagaggcgCTTCCTGAG GTCTGCTGGAAAACTGCTGGTAGACAAGCTCAAAGAATGCCAACGCTGTTGGAGGTGTAAAACGAGGACCACCAACTGCGGAGAAACCAACATATGGAAGGACTCGTGTTGCCCCTCAGGTTCACAGCTTATGATCTGA